Genomic DNA from Choristoneura fumiferana chromosome 19, NRCan_CFum_1, whole genome shotgun sequence:
TCCTCCGCCCTTTATATAACCTTGCATATAACGTATGTACTTAAGTGAAGGCCTCGGTGTAATTTTAAAGAACTCCCATGGGAATTCAGtggaatcccggaatttaatgatttacgcgtgtgaATCCAATAAAGTAACCTTTCGTTACGATCAAAGTAAAAAACTTTCATGTCctatttataaagaaattatGTAATCCTGCTACAAGAGCCCTCCCGACAATCCATTAAGCATTTTTCAAACAAAGCTTAAACGATACAAATTTGAAGAACACAATCAAGGGCTTCAAATAACTTCTTTGCGACACAAAGAATAAAAAGCGTACTTTTGTAATCCAATGCTAACTCCTTAAAAACGTTCAGAAGGTGAATGGGGAAACGAAAAGGGAAAATACCTGCGACGGATTCCTTTGCACCGCTTGTAAGCCTCAGACGATACTTAATTATCATACACGCATATATACacattgaatttgaatttggattaaTTGTATTTATAGTCGATGGTATCGAGTTGTAGTATAAAACTCGGTACATCACTATTTAACACTAAGCGATGTGAATTAAAGTATTTTCTACTGCTTTAAATGaattaatcatttattattattattaacacgaAGTTGCGCAAAGCTTTTTATCCCCTATTTCCTTAAAACTAGCTAAAAGTTTAATAATTTCGGATTTGTTTGTGACTTGTGTTTTATAATTTTGCTAACTATTACTAACCGACTTtaaaacacattttaaatatgaattaaaatgagttttagttaaaaattacatttaatacaagttatttgttattatgttgactgtacattttgttacccgtacttgcattgtcatctaaactaggaacatttccgtatcaaatttcatgttgATTCTATTAACCAtgtgaggagttccgtcctgcaggtATAATCCtagccagactaccaggatacCACGATTTACAAAGTagatatgccaaatttcaggtcaATTTCAGGTCAACCGATTCCTTgaagtaggtcaaatttaacATACAAAATTTGACCCGTACATACATGTATTACATTGCAagtttaaagccgagtttagatttgcaagaaaaatcgtgcaagtttcaTTATGTACATTGcgtgcggcgctcgattgaccacttacacaaactcgttggctttacggcttcgcaatgtaggtaatgcaacttacacgatttttcttgcaagtctgaaCTCTgcttaaaagcttgtaaaaacttgGCTAGGCTGTATGTaattttatggtttttaaagTGTGTACGTAATATTTCTTACCttagtaaggttttttttttaaagcaaaaatGAGGCATTtcgcttgttttatttttgaatgataattgtaaaataaataagcgaagcgtgtttgagaaaaaattgaATTGGATTTTccgggttattttttttaattaatactcCTTTGGTATTATTGGTTTTGGCTTTTAAGTCTgccagtattttatttttcctgcaCTCAATTAAACTTAACCCGTACAGTAAATACGTTCTGagtgctttaattaaaaaaaaaacatcaatgaaGACAATGAATGCCACGTGCCTTCACAATTACTGTAACGTAAACCAACGGACGGATTAAATATGACATCAACGATCACCTTTCAATGGAATCTCGACCCTGTACTCAGTGTAGAGAGGGCTTTTGATGCGCTTGTATGAGTTAATCCTCATCTAGGATTACCCTGTGTCATACTAACCTCGTTACGAACTGTCCATTCACTCACGTTCATTGACTCATTGCTGTCAAGTTGGTATAAAATGGTAACTAACTTTAGGATCAGTCCCTATATTTCACCAACGTGACAATTGTCAGTGACATGTCGAGTGACAATGAGTTCATCTTATGTTATTATGTccaagggcggcggtgattgctttccatcaggtgaccggCCTGCTTGTTTTGCCTCGGTTTACTCATtatcatatataaaaaaacctggtACTCCAGNNNNNNNNNNNNNNNNNNNNNNNNNNNNNNNNNNNNNNNNNNNNNNNNNNNNNNNNNNNNNNNNNNNNNNNNNNNNNNNNNNNNNNNNNNNNNNNNNNNNCTATCATCTATCTGTTAtgtctgaggggctactacgaaattcgtaagtAAATCGAAGTTAGTATAGTACCGTCTCACTCTcattttaaatagtataagcgtcagcggggcggcaagacacgaagttcgaattttgcacttcgtagtaaagggcctgaagggctactacgaaattctaaaatcgaagttcgtacctaccgtaccgtcccgccgacactcatattaattaaaacgagagtgagagggacggtacggtacgaatttcgattttcgaatttcgtagtagccctgctctTATCTGTGGTTCCAAGGGACCGGACGGAATGCCGACAGCAGGCAAGTCCGCCattatgctgagttgggaccaaggttgggaccatttcgtgacaatcTGCCTCCGTTTCCGTTTTTCTCATGAAtacttaaatgatttttttggccaactagataaaaataaataatcaagaaTAAAACCGATAATCAACTGGACTCATAGatttattacaaatataaaactGTATCTAATTTAGGTACGTACAGCAGCAGTGAATCCTGACAcataccacagaatatataatagtggGTACTATCGTAAACGTATCTACTAACAcacccaaaaaaaaacagtttatatGGGTTTATATGGGTTATCAATCCTAATTTCCTTATAATTTTGACCCAGGACTCGCTTGTCAGACTCAAGAACTTATTTTACTTTacattttagtaataaaaatttagtaataaaaaaatacctaaatgatTTAGTTACCTAAATGGTTCATTCATGAACACTACTGATTCCCATTCTTAATAACGTGctaattttttcgtaaatttcGTTTCGGCTGGCATACTAGGGGCTGCGTCCACGCACCGCGGCGGCATACTGGTGTGGCACGGAGGCTTCGGTAGCCACGTGCGCACCGGACACGGCAACGGGAACCTTCGACGAGCCCGGTGCCGTCGCCAGCTGTTGCGCCCTGGCAACTCACGCGCCCGTGCTCCGGCGGCGGTGGGAGTGCGCACCATGTCCTCGCTGAAAACATTGCTGCTATAAAAGTTGTAGGcgctttgtttcttttttttagggttccatagtcaactaTATAAGTCtgaccgtctgtctgtctgtccgcggctatgctcagagaccgttagtactagaaagctgtaatttggcatgaatgtacctacatatcagTTACACGGTGCGCCCAAATTGAGATCGACATTAGATCATTATCATAACAATCTTACTTAAAATTGCTAGCTACCTTTGCAAACTGGAAGATCTCCTTTCCACTTCAAGTCGTCTCCACAAGTCTGCGTTGGCGGTCCACTCAACTCCAACTGGCTGTTTCGACATGTAAAATTGCATTGCGTATTGTGTTCCCAACAATGTGCCACTAAATATTTCGGGGTCGCACAACCTTGTACAATGACGTGCACCTGCATTTTACACAACTGAAGTTTCTGAAAGACACGAATAACTCGAATGTAGACTAAAACATTAGATGGACCACGTGTATAAGAAACACCGTGTCATGCGACGAATTTCcgttaaacatttttaaaatctaatattttataGCTTTAACTGTAATACTAACTTTGTTTCGATCCATAATCTGACCGATGACCATGTGAGAACCTTGTTCCAGTAAGGCACCAAATTTCGGTCCATACATTTGTACGAACTTAGTGCTTCTGGGAGCTCTTCGGCCAGAACATGCTAGTAGAGTAGGCTTTTGGAGTACAACACGTCCAAAAGATGCTTTTGCCACTAATGTCCTATCATGCGGACATTTTATACATATACCGGAGTCTGTAACAAGCAAtgtttttattccaaaatatcTATAAAAGTTGAATTATTGTTTATCACAAGACTAGTCGGAGATGTTACCTCCAGCCGAACTATTTTGACTATCTATTTCCTTTGATCGAAGCCGAGAATATTGCTCCGCTTTGTCCTCGCCAGCTCGTATCACGTCTCTTCCAGGGTATATATAACTTACTTCGTTCTTTACGTTTTTCGCACCATTTTCTTTAAGATACGCATCAGACTGATAGAAGAGACGTGGGTCTTCACGCGGCTGGTAGACTTGGAGAGGAGCCTCTGAACCGGCGGCCGTCGGGGTGTCGTGTACAACGGGTATCGGCGCCCGCGGGTGTTGGTACCAGCTGCTATGATCGTCATAATCATTGCTTCTGATTATTAATCGTTCGTTCTTTTCTAGACTTGGTCGTCGAATTTGTTTGTAAGACGAATGATCAGGAACTAAGTTCGGAAGAAGTTTAACTCTGcaggaaaataaaattaatattgttttaacgCAACCAGTTTACGATCTATCGACACCACTCCAATAAGCCagtaaatatttatcaaaagcTACGTTTGTTTTGAAAGCGGAATGTATCTTGCGCAGTTAGAAGTCTAGTTTACCTATACGATACTGTGCACTGACGTAGGAACTATTTCGATCATATCGAAAACTGTTATTGGTGGAATATAGTAATTTATGGCTTTATGTGTTTACAAATATTTCATAGGTAAATGTATCGAAAGTTCTATAGTGAATCAGGCAGGTAGGAATGTTAAGCACTATCCTATCAATATATACCTAGGTATTTATTTCGACTTTAGAAGTTGCTGGATATAAAGAATTAGAGAGAGAATGGAGCTTATTTAATGGAAAAAGCCACAAACATTGCCAGaattaaatgaaattgttataaaacattgTGTGAGTTTTCTTTTTGGAGATACCCAATGATCACAAATATCTAATTTAGAGAAATGATATAAGCGTTTTGCGGCAGATGTATAATGAGTAACGTGTTACATCAATGAATGTCGCATGTGCCAAGCAGTGAATGCGTCAGTATTACATACAAACCTGTTGATATCTATATCCGCGTGTCGGACGCCAAGAGttcctgaaatatttaaaaaaatattttcaatacgTTTGTACTTTTATCACCTTTTATCACAATTGATTGCTAGTCAGTGATTCGAGTACTACGTGCAATCATGTTtacagggttccgtacccgaagggtgacCAATAGAACCTTTTAAATGTGTCACCTACAGGTCCTTACACAGTCCGTTCGTCGCAGGGCTAAGTATATTAGTAATAAATAGAGAACTGAAATGATGATACTAggtagttgttgcccgcgacttcatctgaaaataatttatattgtctTTAAGGTCTTTACGGGATAAAAGTGTTTTAAGTATGTCTAGGTTATAGACTATCTGTGtgctaaattttatttcatccaaatccggcGAACCGTTATCGTGTGATTGAGTAATAAGCATCCAACATCTTCACAAGCTTTCtcatttaaaatacctacaagtCGACGGCCCCCGCGAACAAACGTGTAATGGCTTagacgtttttttattattgtttaattacgTTCTTTTATCTATAACGGACTAGGTATctgtaacgtattttttaaagtaaatataataataaatattgcattttaatgcaatgtaaatgtttttctagggaaaaaagaaatataaaattcgcatgaataaaataatataagtatctATGTTACACATAGGATCTCGTCTGTTTTAAACAATAACAAACGTGTATCATCGGCACGGAGTATCTTGGAATTTGTGCAAAACTACTTTTCACGTTTATTCgtgtcatttattttattgcacgTTTGTGTATTGCCTCATGAAATAAGCACGCGAATCAATTTGCTTGTGTAacagcctatgttctttccaagtgttagtgtgtaggtatttaattttgcatcTATAACTAGCAGGAATAGATAAAAACTGCAACAGTTTGATAGGACAGGTGATATCAAAAATTCACAAAAACATCCATGCAAGCGtttattaacaattttaatatcaaaacgaatttttatttgaatattagTGTAGCGGAGTGTGATTCATTTTCGACCTTTTGCTGCTTTAACATGAATATACCTAATAGTTTGAAGCATCTTTGAAATAAAAGTGCAAATACCTACTTTTcacaagaataaaaaataattggtattttttggtatttttgcATTTACTGGTGAATTCACAATATAATTGTTGGGGtatttatgttctttattttctaCACACATTGTTTCAAATTTAATCTATCAGATGAAGAGCTATACAgtttttcggttttttttttttctgatgttTTGATATTACACGTTTATTCGCGGGGACCGTCGAAGTAGGATAAGATTTGTACTCTATTTCTGctaagcaataaataataaaaaaaaccatactaatattataaatgcgaaactgtgtgtgtgtttgtatgtttatccgtctttcacgtcgaaacggagcgacggatcgacgcaTATAGTgtaatgggccagagagtgacataggctactttttatcccggcaaaatgcacagttccctagaaacagcgcgcgataaccgaattccacgcgggcaaagccgcgggcaaaagctagtaatatataaatcAAGGGGTCAGGTCACATACTgcgcatattttatttaaaggtaGACAACTCGGCTAACATCAcaagataaataattattatgatgttgatacttaattatttacaatttttgaATGGGTCCATATCTAAATAGTACCTAATCACGATGAAATCGATTATTGACTCCTTTTGACTGGATATAATTTgtctttaaagtaaaaaaatatatcgtcaagtgtacaaaaacatttatattGAAAAAGACACTTAC
This window encodes:
- the LOC141438744 gene encoding uncharacterized protein; this encodes MKTLLTILIVSAVGTLGVRHADIDINRVKLLPNLVPDHSSYKQIRRPSLEKNERLIIRSNDYDDHSSWYQHPRAPIPVVHDTPTAAGSEAPLQVYQPREDPRLFYQSDAYLKENGAKNVKNEVSYIYPGRDVIRAGEDKAEQYSRLRSKEIDSQNSSAGDSGICIKCPHDRTLVAKASFGRVVLQKPTLLACSGRRAPRSTKFVQMYGPKFGALLEQGSHMVIGQIMDRNKKLQLCKMQVHVIVQGCATPKYLVAHCWEHNTQCNFTCRNSQLELSGPPTQTCGDDLKWKGDLPVCKARTWCALPPPPEHGRVSCQGATAGDGTGLVEGSRCRVRCARGYRSLRATPVCRRGAWTQPLVCQPKRNLRKN